A part of Methanohalobium evestigatum Z-7303 genomic DNA contains:
- a CDS encoding sulfite exporter TauE/SafE family protein, translating to MEPFLIAIIVFFLAILFSIIGTGGSTIYVPLLYWIGIDLHIVIPTVLLINTFATGSATIFYTKKKMVDFKTAIPLILTSVAGAPIGAYFSKSTPQDLLILIFAVLLLLIGIHMVFTSSRIGHLKCTGRGTRKNVIISLISGFMIGIVAGLLGLSGGVFIVPLLVYLGYNIKTASATSLFIIVFTSISGFLGHIGTSTGSLDAGLLVYSSLAGFLGAQVGSYFMIYRLKSKTINQMFGIVLWVVAIRLIIGFI from the coding sequence ATGGAGCCGTTTTTAATCGCTATAATTGTTTTTTTCCTTGCAATACTGTTTTCAATTATTGGCACAGGCGGTTCCACAATCTATGTTCCTCTCCTATACTGGATAGGCATAGATTTGCATATTGTTATTCCAACAGTACTACTGATAAACACGTTTGCTACAGGTTCAGCAACCATTTTTTACACTAAAAAAAAGATGGTGGATTTTAAAACTGCAATACCTTTAATATTAACATCAGTTGCAGGAGCACCAATAGGAGCCTATTTTTCAAAAAGCACACCTCAGGATTTACTGATATTGATATTTGCTGTTTTGTTGCTGTTAATAGGGATTCATATGGTATTTACCAGTTCCAGAATAGGACATCTAAAGTGTACTGGTAGAGGAACCAGAAAAAATGTGATTATTAGTCTGATATCGGGTTTTATGATAGGAATTGTTGCAGGTTTGCTGGGATTAAGTGGAGGGGTATTTATAGTCCCATTGTTGGTATATCTTGGATACAATATAAAAACCGCTTCTGCGACCTCTTTATTTATCATTGTGTTTACATCAATTTCCGGGTTTTTGGGACATATCGGTACAAGTACTGGAAGCCTTGATGCTGGTTTATTGGTATATTCATCTTTAGCTGGCTTTCTCGGTGCACAGGTAGGTTCATATTTTATGATATACAGGTTGAAGTCAAAAACCATTAATCAGATGTTTGGCATCGTTCTCTGGGTTGTAGCCATTAGACTTATTATTGGTTTCATCTGA
- a CDS encoding type II secretion system F family protein, translated as MDGTTENDEFLDEVDNDSVVSESDTQSQEFSDNTESPDTSEYEKRLSFKNLKNRFQSNNHQDNERGLSDKISSRINNLDRQARLFLTIFKKIPFALLGEKMKEKKKKYARLQLQLKQARIPTSYEMYISNAIFYSVVSGLTGAILGIFAAYMLIAVIGLPDNLTNLTFGPSTAWLLNFKEIFLSLFIVVFTTITLGGMTYALFLVYPGFQASERKRNIDSHLPYAVTFMYALSKGGMNIINVFDSLSRSSNTYGEASKEVETIIREMDYFGHDLRTAISNVSEMTPSDRFQDLLHNLLTVIDSGGSISKYFQDKSDQYLKKAIDDQKGFLETLGLLAESYVTAFVAGPLFIIIMGIMMTVMGSGSILMVYAVIYAVLPIGSVMFVVMISIMAPEDFGEPAYLQTNEIFDHGIPEIPSYLEPEYDENGQLINETKEKVEKRQCYENFIKSKQRVKYKNFLKNPLKPLFNNPLLSVAVTSPVAVILLLIFVATNMDTFTTMSETIDFLDDRLVIATYIIIVPLAIFHETKSKRQKKLDGNFPDFLKKLASTVETGMTLQDSIKLMVKTDNEGLSDETRKIWKDISWGMELNDALVRFANRLKTQVVSRSMTLITKANESSGDIGEVLMVAARDASSEEEMKRERSMNMMIYIVIIYISYMVFVGVIYVISTTFLTEMAEAGEQMTSSGAQQMGMLGSFDLDKYTRIFKHSAVIQGLCSGLMAGVMGEGSVMSGLKHSIIMVTIGYFIFTLFI; from the coding sequence TTGGATGGAACTACAGAAAATGATGAATTTCTGGATGAAGTGGATAATGATTCGGTTGTATCAGAATCTGATACTCAGAGCCAGGAATTTTCGGATAATACAGAATCACCAGATACATCAGAATATGAAAAGAGATTATCTTTTAAAAATCTTAAAAATAGATTTCAATCCAACAACCATCAAGATAATGAAAGAGGTTTATCTGACAAAATTTCGTCCAGAATAAACAACCTTGATCGGCAAGCCAGGTTGTTTTTGACCATTTTCAAAAAAATCCCCTTTGCTCTTTTAGGGGAGAAGATGAAAGAAAAAAAGAAAAAATATGCAAGGCTACAGCTCCAGCTTAAACAGGCACGTATACCGACTTCATATGAAATGTATATTTCAAATGCCATTTTCTATTCGGTTGTCAGTGGTCTGACAGGGGCAATACTGGGTATCTTTGCCGCATATATGCTCATTGCTGTAATAGGTTTGCCTGATAATCTTACTAATCTTACATTTGGTCCGTCAACTGCATGGTTGCTCAATTTTAAGGAAATATTTCTGTCACTGTTTATAGTTGTTTTTACAACAATAACGCTTGGTGGAATGACATATGCACTTTTTCTGGTTTATCCCGGATTTCAGGCGAGTGAACGTAAACGGAATATAGACAGCCATCTCCCCTATGCAGTAACGTTTATGTATGCACTGAGCAAAGGCGGAATGAATATAATAAACGTCTTTGATTCATTGTCAAGGTCAAGCAATACCTATGGTGAAGCATCAAAAGAAGTCGAAACTATAATCAGAGAAATGGATTATTTTGGACACGATTTAAGAACTGCAATATCCAACGTCAGTGAAATGACACCATCTGATAGGTTCCAAGATCTTTTACACAACCTTTTGACCGTGATTGATAGTGGCGGAAGTATATCTAAATATTTCCAGGACAAATCTGACCAATATTTGAAAAAAGCAATTGATGACCAGAAGGGTTTTCTTGAAACACTTGGGTTACTGGCTGAATCCTATGTAACAGCATTCGTAGCAGGTCCTTTGTTTATAATTATCATGGGTATCATGATGACTGTTATGGGTTCTGGTTCTATATTGATGGTTTATGCGGTAATTTATGCGGTTCTACCTATCGGTTCTGTAATGTTTGTAGTAATGATTAGTATAATGGCACCAGAGGATTTCGGAGAACCTGCCTACCTACAGACAAATGAAATCTTTGATCATGGAATTCCTGAAATACCATCCTATCTTGAGCCAGAATACGATGAAAATGGACAATTGATAAATGAAACCAAAGAAAAGGTTGAGAAAAGACAGTGTTATGAAAATTTTATCAAATCCAAGCAACGAGTTAAATACAAGAATTTCCTAAAGAACCCATTAAAACCTCTTTTTAATAATCCTCTTTTATCAGTGGCTGTGACTTCTCCGGTTGCGGTTATATTGCTTTTAATTTTTGTTGCCACAAATATGGATACATTTACTACAATGTCAGAAACTATCGATTTTCTTGATGACCGTCTTGTAATCGCTACATATATCATAATTGTTCCATTGGCTATATTTCATGAAACAAAATCCAAAAGACAGAAAAAACTTGATGGAAATTTTCCTGACTTTTTGAAAAAACTTGCCAGTACCGTTGAAACGGGTATGACTCTCCAGGATTCAATCAAGCTCATGGTAAAAACCGATAATGAAGGTCTTAGTGATGAGACAAGGAAAATTTGGAAAGACATCTCATGGGGTATGGAACTCAACGATGCACTGGTAAGATTTGCAAACCGTTTAAAAACTCAGGTTGTTTCACGTTCAATGACACTTATCACCAAAGCGAACGAATCAAGTGGTGATATTGGAGAAGTGCTCATGGTGGCAGCCAGAGATGCATCTTCTGAAGAGGAAATGAAGCGCGAACGTTCCATGAACATGATGATTTATATTGTTATCATATACATATCCTACATGGTTTTTGTTGGTGTCATCTATGTTATATCCACCACATTTTTGACAGAAATGGCTGAAGCAGGCGAACAGATGACATCATCTGGTGCTCAGCAAATGGGTATGCTTGGAAGCTTTGACCTTGATAAATACACAAGAATATTCAAACATTCAGCAGTAATACAAGGCTTGTGCTCGGGTCTCATGGCAGGTGTCATGGGAGAAGGCAGTGTTATGTCAGGACTGAAACATTCAATTATAATGGTAACAATAGGATACTTTATATTTACATTATTTATCTAA
- the pheT gene encoding phenylalanine--tRNA ligase subunit beta, translating into MPVITLNYEDLESLTSVDRDTIVEQIPMMGADIERIEDEYIDIEFFPDRPDLYSVEGVARALRGFLNIETGLQDYRLDSSNIEIEKDEDIEHIRPYLACAVIRNVNFNANSIKSLMDLQEDLHWGVGRDRKKVSIGVHDLSNITPPFRYMAADPDTKFIPLDFTEPMSMNQILEKHPKGMKFAYILEGFNEYPIILDADDNVLSFPPIINSTRTQITENTTDLFIDVTGLSESVYVALNVLVTALAERGGSVESVKIIDSDGNEKTLPDLEPLSCELEVSEINSLIGTELSQDEILKQLQRMRYGADIKNNKSIEVKVPPYRADILHNYDIVEDIAIGYGYDNIQPEFPESATFGSAHEVSVTSDNICEIMTGLGYSEVMSFTLSNERVHFDNMCRNRTDDVTYVMHPISEDQTMVRTTILPNLMEILSMNQHRELPQSIFEFGDVVINNKIHRNLAAVSIHPEVNFTDIREIVDAVMRERMVEYEVEESDDPAFIGGRRADILVNGKKVGVMGEIYPQVITNFGLGEPVIGFEMEIMDY; encoded by the coding sequence ATGCCAGTAATAACCCTGAATTATGAAGATCTTGAAAGTCTTACATCAGTCGACAGGGATACCATAGTTGAGCAGATCCCCATGATGGGTGCAGACATTGAACGAATAGAAGACGAATATATAGATATCGAATTTTTCCCTGACCGACCTGATTTATACAGTGTAGAAGGTGTTGCTCGTGCCTTGAGAGGTTTTCTGAACATTGAAACCGGTTTACAGGATTACAGATTGGATTCATCAAATATTGAAATTGAGAAGGATGAAGACATTGAACATATTCGCCCCTACCTTGCATGTGCTGTTATCAGAAATGTCAATTTCAATGCAAATTCCATAAAATCTTTGATGGATTTACAGGAAGATTTACACTGGGGAGTTGGGCGCGACAGAAAAAAGGTTTCTATCGGTGTACACGACCTCTCAAATATCACCCCACCTTTTAGATATATGGCTGCTGACCCGGATACAAAATTTATCCCGCTTGATTTTACAGAACCAATGTCAATGAACCAGATTCTTGAAAAACATCCCAAGGGCATGAAGTTTGCATATATTCTTGAAGGTTTTAATGAATACCCTATAATACTTGATGCTGACGATAACGTTCTTTCATTTCCACCCATAATTAACAGCACCCGCACTCAGATAACCGAGAATACAACAGACCTTTTTATTGATGTTACCGGGCTGAGTGAGTCGGTATATGTTGCCCTCAATGTGCTGGTTACTGCACTTGCAGAACGTGGAGGAAGTGTCGAATCAGTAAAAATTATAGATTCTGATGGTAATGAAAAAACCCTACCTGATTTAGAACCTTTATCCTGCGAACTTGAAGTATCAGAAATCAATTCATTGATAGGAACTGAACTGTCCCAGGATGAAATATTAAAGCAGCTCCAGAGAATGCGTTATGGTGCTGATATAAAGAATAATAAATCAATTGAGGTTAAAGTACCCCCATACCGTGCTGATATTCTGCACAATTATGATATTGTTGAAGATATTGCAATTGGGTACGGGTATGATAATATACAGCCGGAATTTCCTGAAAGTGCCACATTTGGTAGCGCTCATGAAGTGTCGGTTACCAGTGACAACATATGCGAAATCATGACAGGTCTCGGATATTCTGAAGTTATGTCTTTCACTCTGAGTAATGAGCGGGTGCATTTTGATAATATGTGCCGTAACAGAACAGATGATGTAACCTATGTCATGCATCCAATAAGTGAAGACCAGACAATGGTCAGGACAACAATACTTCCAAACCTTATGGAAATACTCTCCATGAACCAGCACAGGGAGCTCCCACAATCCATCTTCGAGTTTGGGGATGTGGTAATAAACAATAAAATCCACAGAAATCTGGCTGCGGTATCTATTCACCCTGAAGTAAACTTTACCGATATAAGAGAGATTGTGGATGCTGTCATGCGTGAGAGAATGGTTGAATATGAAGTAGAAGAGTCTGATGACCCTGCATTTATAGGGGGCAGGCGTGCTGACATATTGGTAAATGGGAAAAAGGTTGGAGTCATGGGAGAAATCTACCCTCAAGTAATTACAAACTTTGGATTAGGTGAACCTGTTATAGGGTTTGAAATGGAAATTATGGATTACTAA
- a CDS encoding type II/IV secretion system ATPase subunit, translating into MMGDKNGPESQPDNTDKNKVYDSPVNSTNSSGTQVSGESGPKIFAPEESDNTGSSDSDDANDENFDKEDYILTPSEDVENTSLWLSDKHESDEEHEENFDILTPESGFETNKEKSDESGIKENESEESDKSGKNLVKSLIHEKKSKKLRPGAEESSSKSDESFEESASEELTFFDKVRNLFKQETFEIEAYNPDEHGPLSVFKGVEGYEEIDRYWVNEPYAFVVILFNPEINDYLYYLVEPELSDFETTFLTEIKDRLRNALLVENIENKDDKEAVLDEKIRIIIKDYAIDVTPLMLEKISYYIKRDFVRYGKIDPLMNDDYIEDISGNGHNIPLFLYHRIYHNIATNIAFTEDELDSFIIRLAQKCGKHISLAEPMVDASMPDGSRVQMTLSTTITTHGSTFTIRKFSEVPITPIDLIDWGTFSSEQMAYLWLCIENNKSLIYAGGTASGKTSSLNAVSLFVPEKAKVVTLEDTREIKLPHTNWIPGVTRDSFTADERGAVDMYDLLRAALRQRPEYLIVGEVRGKEALTLFQAMSTGHTTFSTMHADSVPSAIHRLENPPISVPRNMIQALDIMTIQAQTYVSGKRARKNLKIVEIVDIDPNTRNLRTNDIFVWDSARDTFQRTGESQCIYEIQRRRGWNAAQINEELQYREKILDYMVNNDIRDFKEISEIIKSYQATPEKLLQKIGLK; encoded by the coding sequence ATGATGGGTGACAAAAACGGTCCAGAATCACAACCTGATAATACTGATAAAAACAAGGTTTATGATAGCCCTGTTAATTCTACAAACTCATCTGGTACACAGGTATCCGGTGAATCTGGACCTAAGATATTTGCTCCTGAAGAATCTGACAATACAGGTTCATCAGATTCAGATGATGCAAATGATGAAAATTTCGATAAAGAGGATTATATTCTGACACCTTCAGAAGATGTTGAAAACACATCTTTATGGCTGTCTGATAAACACGAATCAGATGAAGAACATGAAGAAAATTTTGATATTTTGACACCTGAATCAGGATTTGAAACAAATAAAGAAAAATCAGATGAATCTGGGATAAAGGAAAATGAAAGTGAAGAAAGTGATAAATCTGGAAAAAACCTAGTAAAAAGTCTAATCCATGAAAAAAAATCCAAAAAACTAAGACCGGGTGCAGAAGAATCATCCTCAAAATCTGATGAATCTTTTGAAGAATCCGCATCAGAAGAATTAACGTTTTTTGATAAAGTAAGAAACCTTTTCAAACAAGAAACCTTTGAAATTGAAGCATATAACCCCGATGAGCATGGTCCGTTATCTGTTTTTAAAGGTGTAGAAGGCTATGAAGAAATTGATAGATATTGGGTAAATGAACCCTATGCATTTGTTGTAATACTTTTTAATCCTGAAATAAACGACTATCTTTACTATCTTGTAGAGCCCGAACTGAGTGACTTTGAAACGACGTTTCTGACAGAAATTAAAGACCGGTTGCGTAATGCCTTACTGGTTGAAAATATTGAAAATAAAGATGATAAGGAAGCAGTACTGGATGAAAAAATACGTATTATCATTAAGGATTATGCTATTGATGTAACACCCCTGATGCTTGAAAAAATTTCCTACTATATAAAGCGTGATTTTGTCAGATACGGTAAAATTGACCCGCTGATGAATGATGATTATATAGAAGATATATCAGGTAACGGTCACAATATTCCACTGTTTTTGTATCACAGGATATATCACAATATAGCCACAAACATTGCATTTACAGAAGATGAACTTGATTCTTTCATAATACGTCTTGCACAGAAATGCGGAAAGCATATATCACTGGCTGAGCCGATGGTTGATGCTTCAATGCCGGATGGTTCCAGAGTTCAGATGACTCTCAGTACTACAATAACTACACATGGGAGTACATTTACCATCCGTAAATTCAGTGAAGTACCGATAACTCCAATCGACCTTATCGATTGGGGTACTTTTTCTTCAGAACAGATGGCATATCTCTGGCTTTGTATTGAAAATAACAAAAGTCTCATTTATGCAGGGGGTACTGCTTCAGGTAAAACCTCATCTTTAAATGCAGTATCTCTCTTTGTACCTGAAAAGGCGAAGGTAGTAACACTTGAAGATACCCGTGAAATCAAACTACCGCACACAAACTGGATTCCCGGAGTTACAAGGGACTCATTTACGGCTGATGAGCGTGGTGCTGTGGATATGTATGATTTGTTAAGGGCGGCTCTTAGGCAGCGTCCTGAATACCTTATTGTGGGAGAGGTAAGAGGTAAAGAGGCGCTGACACTTTTCCAGGCAATGTCCACAGGGCATACCACGTTTTCTACCATGCATGCAGATTCTGTTCCTTCAGCAATCCACCGGCTTGAAAATCCGCCTATAAGTGTACCCAGAAACATGATACAGGCACTGGATATAATGACTATTCAGGCACAGACCTATGTCAGTGGCAAACGGGCAAGAAAGAACCTAAAAATTGTAGAAATTGTTGATATAGACCCCAATACCAGAAACTTAAGGACAAATGATATTTTTGTCTGGGATTCAGCAAGAGACACATTCCAGAGGACAGGCGAATCCCAGTGCATCTACGAAATTCAGAGAAGAAGGGGCTGGAATGCTGCCCAGATAAATGAAGAACTCCAGTACCGTGAAAAAATACTGGATTATATGGTAAACAACGATATCAGGGATTTCAAGGAAATATCAGAGATAATCAAGTCCTATCAGGCAACACCTGAAAAACTATTGCAAAAAATCGGTCTTAAATAA
- a CDS encoding RNA-guided endonuclease InsQ/TnpB family protein, translating into MVRKEGQNCRNLRFKIHITPEQEKKLDDTLEYCRLIWNHLLSIKVELYDRFGLSVSNSSLENHLKNLDYPIHSSVRLDVFQRLCFAYDKFFDDLKKGRLKNTKPKKGKFVKRKDVPCGNNSSGFIKYGGILPKGHPKFKSKEDFSSFRYKQHGNGWKLEDNKLYLSKITGKSKPIKIDIDRLPDGELKTCTLKKEGKQWFAYLTVELPDNPVPSTPTNAVGIDIGLKSFITTSDDDFVEPPRFLRKAEKRLAKEQQKLAKMEFKSNNYNKQKQKVNRIHRKVASARNHFSHCLSKLLVERYDLIVFEDLKIKNLVKNNRLAKSISDVGWNKLVQHVTYKAAERGKIVDKVDPDNTTQVCSYCGTKKKEKLKLEDRTFHCSNCGLEIDRDLNASANILTKSSYYNPTTHTVGLAGMNGCGDGTSTTGPGISSQVPSMNQQMLNLVKG; encoded by the coding sequence ATGGTCCGCAAAGAAGGTCAAAACTGCAGGAATCTGAGGTTCAAGATACATATTACACCTGAACAGGAGAAAAAACTGGATGATACTCTGGAATACTGCAGATTAATCTGGAACCATCTTCTATCTATCAAAGTAGAATTATACGACAGGTTCGGTTTATCGGTATCTAATTCATCACTGGAAAACCATCTGAAAAATCTGGATTATCCTATACATTCATCAGTAAGATTGGACGTGTTCCAGAGATTATGTTTTGCCTATGACAAGTTCTTCGATGATTTGAAAAAAGGCAGACTGAAGAATACAAAACCTAAAAAAGGGAAGTTCGTCAAGAGAAAAGATGTCCCGTGTGGAAATAATTCTTCTGGCTTCATCAAATATGGCGGAATCCTTCCGAAAGGTCACCCGAAGTTCAAGAGTAAAGAAGATTTCAGTAGTTTCAGATATAAACAGCATGGGAACGGATGGAAACTTGAAGATAACAAGTTATACCTATCCAAAATAACCGGTAAATCAAAACCCATCAAAATTGATATTGATAGATTGCCAGACGGCGAACTGAAGACCTGTACCCTCAAGAAGGAAGGCAAACAATGGTTCGCTTATCTGACCGTAGAGCTACCGGATAATCCAGTTCCATCTACTCCTACAAACGCTGTTGGCATTGATATAGGACTCAAATCTTTCATAACAACTTCAGACGATGATTTTGTCGAACCTCCACGATTCCTCAGGAAAGCTGAGAAAAGACTGGCTAAGGAACAACAGAAATTGGCGAAAATGGAATTCAAATCAAACAATTATAACAAGCAGAAACAGAAAGTGAACAGAATTCACAGGAAAGTAGCATCTGCAAGAAACCATTTCTCGCATTGTTTGAGTAAGTTGTTGGTGGAAAGATATGATTTGATTGTATTCGAAGATTTGAAAATAAAAAATCTTGTAAAAAACAACAGATTAGCCAAATCTATATCGGATGTAGGCTGGAACAAACTGGTCCAGCACGTGACCTACAAAGCTGCTGAAAGAGGTAAGATTGTAGACAAAGTAGATCCCGATAACACTACTCAGGTCTGTTCCTATTGTGGTACTAAGAAGAAAGAAAAACTGAAATTAGAGGACAGAACGTTTCACTGCAGTAACTGTGGTCTGGAAATAGACAGGGACCTCAACGCTTCAGCCAATATACTGACAAAATCATCGTACTATAATCCAACTACGCATACCGTGGGGCTCGCGGGAATGAACGGCTGTGGAGATGGTACCTCTACGACTGGTCCCGGTATCAGTTCGCAAGTACCGTCTATGAATCAGCAAATGCTCAACCTCGTCAAAGGTTGA